The Rhizoctonia solani chromosome 4, complete sequence genome contains a region encoding:
- a CDS encoding ribosomal protein S11, with translation MSLARLRIVAPRLTCRALSSSTPLYNNTSQTRAPNPASSPDHESPKYALGFLDMLARPPEGDTYAGPGGRSALRGERYSHPEDIEYTRQLRPGSTDQVYRMYVKSTSNNTIITLTDPEGNALKGGSASGGSVGFKGVARSGYEAGYQCALRIFSRISELKKTVNPALGDLKIELLLNGMLGQGREAVYRALMTQDGEQVRNLICRVTDTSRIRVGGTRPKKRRIL, from the exons ATGTCACTTGCACGACTCCGCATTGTTGCTCCCCGACTAACATGCCGGGCGCTTTCCTCTAGTACTCCGTTGTATAACAATACATCTCAAACTCGGGCTCCGAACCCTGCTTCATCGCCCGATCATGAAAGTCCTAAATATGCCTTGGGATTTCTGGATATGCTCGCTCGGCCTCCAGAGGGAGATACATATGCGGGCCCGGGTGGGCGGTCGGCCCTTCGTGGAGAGCGATACTCTCATCCGGAAGATATCGAATATACTCGGCAACTCCGTCCAGGTTCGACCGATCAAGTTTACCGCATGTATGTCAAGTCGACCAGCAACAATACGATTATTACCTTGACGGACCCTGAGGGAAATGCGCTCAAGGGAGGATCCGCAAGCGGTGGGAGTGTTGGATTCAAGGGCGTAGCTCGTAGCG GATACGAGGCTGGTTACCAATGCGCACTGCGTATCTTTAGCCGGATCAGCGAATTAAAAAAGACTGTGAACCCTGCCCTCGGCGACCTCAAAATCGAGCTACTCTTGAACGGAATGTTGGGACAGGGGCGAGAGGCGGTTTATCGTGCATTGATGACACAGGACG GTGAACAGGTGCGCAACCTCATCTGCAGGGTAACGGATACGAGCCGGATTCGCGTTGGAGGTACTCGTCCAAAGAAACGCCGGATTCTTTGA
- a CDS encoding Rgp1 domain protein, translating into MDDDGGDVRVYVEPGASHYHAGEIATFTISFTNTRTVPTQTPQTIRPLIARRKSEDQINAYGRTRGHRKAFSSVSEARMARPPTSPGIRRVTPPPVAKYTPLTSSSLSQPTVTRKGLIGVKKQSNGTVSSVIAAPGRSLSITIAPRNGEDGSLAINGNGTPTTPIHRGRFLHTGLVFIIILTDSLASPRATRTKNGIPLSHPHARKQSAALDGAFPVVSSHLHRIPPTTPSTASFSSSLAPITESTSLDTIATPDTPLKRTPDVSGSSTPYPDSPCTPSPDDNSALILLAHAQVTGTLTLEPPSAALAASWRVAELGSGRRVVGGGRMGIGVAPRPRAASGVGAWLGMSESRNGPSVRAALGLGGLASADSSTASLASAPPDSPPSRPFRKGHQRATSMASYIPGMSSISALLSPFGDDTAVGAGGSRPSSRASGRASDALGPGTLVLPTGGGAGAMDMMGSLGTVEQGVFPVLESQPSVLAVDLTLKPGETRKYTYSVSLPAALPPSFRGKYFRLTYFLVIGTTRPDSEADAGQLRRVIRVPIRMYNHVAVGQIPRSYDLMWPLARRRDGAMLVGSVEDNKASLAGFEKGAPHPAPNRSLADKIRLTRSELESYARKLLVESSPNTLAAELSKMRLSPGGMRNDDDIEGANMSCRDAVEVVTRHSKKVSYDIAKDGKTVAIITFVKASYRLGETILGAIEFNNPNMDGQVLKYSATLESTESFPLHTPAPQTRKHAEHHVAYASGAQRAAFSLDIPSDGTPTFVLRTGESAGRGTIEGGLQWRVRMALVVCMAPAGRVRYLEPDGPGNDWGEAWKASGDPAPLGPVDPKVPPATTEGWGSFFRGWTGDEEPANQESDEGWTRLRPETIESNPDPTVLFMLRLLYYHTRSSRRCSTPLVSDSKRGRQSLSQLLIARPSSASTTAIANWPPTPPSSFIFLPNTLTPCVTPQQTANRTRCLQSVRA; encoded by the exons ATGGACGACGATGGGGGCGACGTGCGGGTCTATGTCGAACCCGGGGCATCCCACTACCATGCTGGAGAAATAGCTACGTTTACAATCAGCTTCACCAATACCCGGACTGTCCCAACTCAGACACCTCAGACCATTCGCCCGCTCATTGCTCGTAGGAAATCCGAAGATCAAATAAATGCATATGGCCGCACTAGGGGACACAGAAAGGCTTTCAGCTCGGTCAGCGAGGCGAGGATGGCTAGGCCCCCCACCAGCCCTGGAATTCGTCGAGTCACACCCCCTCCAGTTGCTAAATATACACCATTGACTTCCTCGTCGCTATCTCAGCCAACCGTCACTAGGAAGGGTCTTATTGGCGTAAAGAAACAATCCAATGGCACAGTTTCGTCAGTTATCGCGGCTCCTGGGCGTTCACTTAGCATCACAATTGCTCCCCGTAATGGCGAGGATGGTTCATTGGCCATAAATGGTAATGGAACACCTACAACTCCGATACATCGAGGCAGGTTTCTTCACACCGGTCTTGTTTTTATTATCATTCTTACTGATTCTCTAGCTTCTCCTCGAGCCACTCGCACCAAGAACGGAATTCCACTATCTCATCCCCATGCTCGCAAACAATCCGCAGCCCTGGACGGCGCATTCCCGGTAGTCTCGTCTCATCTCCATCgcataccacccacaacGCCTTCCACCGCCTCCTTCTCGTCGAGCCTTGCGCCCATCACAGAGTCCACCTCGCTCGATACAATAGCAACTCCAGACACACCCCTCAAACGAACACCCGACGTATCCGGCTCATCCACTCCGTACCCTGATAGCCCTTGCACACCATCCCCAGACGACAACTCGGCACTCATCCTTCTCGCACATGCCCAAGTTACCGGGACCCTCACCCTCGAACCGCCCTCGGCCGCCTTGGCCGCCAGTTGGCGCGTCGCAGAGCTAGGCTCCGGTCGACGCGTTGTGGGCGGGGGACGCATGGGAATCGGAGTCGCCCCTCGCCCACGAGCAGCATCCGGTGTCGGCGCATGGCTGGGCATGTCCGAATCCAGGAATGGGCCGAGCGTCCGCGCCGCGTTAGGGTTGGGCGGACTCGCGTCGGCCGACTCGAGCACGGCTTCTCTGGCGAGTGCTCCCCCCGACTCGCCTCCGAGTCGACCGTTCAGAAAAGGACACCAACGGGCGACGTCGATGGCTAGTTATATTCCGGGGATGTCGAGTATTTCGGCGTTGTTGAGTCCGTTTGGGGATGATACTGCCGTGGGAGCTGGTGGTAGCCGGCCTAGTAGTCGGGCGAGTGGCCGAGCAAGTGATGCGCTTGGTCCTGGGACTTTGGTACTACCAACTGGAGGCGGAGCGGGGGCCATGGATATGATGGGATCGCTAGGCACGGTGGAACAGGGTGTATTTCCAGTACTGGAATCCCAGCCCAGCGTCCTGGCTGTGGACTTGACGTTGAAGCCAGGAGAGACTCGGAAGT ATACTTACTCTGTGTCACTCCCCGCGGCACTTCCACCGTCTTTCAGAGGGAAATACTTTCGTTTGACTTATTTTCTTGTCATTGGAACGACCAGACCAGACTCGGAAGCTGATGCTGGCCAGTTGCGGCGGGTCATTCGTGTGCCAATACGGATGTATAATCACGTTGCAG TTGGCCAAATACCAAGATCATATGATTTGATGTGGCCGCTTGCCAGAAGGCGGGATGGAGCCATGCTTGTCGGAAGTGTCGAAGACAACAAGGCGTCACTGGCAGGTTTCGAGAAAGGTGCTC CCCACCCAGCGCCAAACCGATCTTTAGCAGACAAGATAAGACTGACAAGGTCGGAACTCGAGTCGTATGCACGTAAACTATTGGTCGAATCGAGTCCCAACACTCTCGCTGCCGAACTGAGCAAAATGCGACTCTCGCCGGGCGGGATGCGGAATGATGACGATATCGAGGGCGCGAACATGAGCTGTCGAGATGCGGTGGAAGTTGTGACAAGGCATTCCAAGAAAG TATCATATGATATTGCCAAAGATGGAAAAACTGTCGCGATTATCACTTTTGTCAAAGCATCCTATCGGTTGGGCGAAACCATACTTGGTGCAATCGAGTTCAATAACCCTAACATGGATGGACAAGTTCTCAAG TACTCGGCAACACTCGAATCAACCGAATCGTTCCCACTCCATACCCCTGCTCCTCAAACCCGAAAGCACGCAGAACACCATGTAGCATATGCATCGGGTGCCCAAAGGGCTGCGTTTTCGCTTGACATTCCATCAGACGGTACACCCACATTTGTCCTTCGCACGGGCGAATCGGCTGGACGAGGGACTATCGAAGGTGGCTTGCAGTGGCGAGTGCGTATGGCCTTGGTGGTATGTATGGCTCCCGCCGGACGGGTGCGATATCTCGAGCCAGACGGGCCAGGAAACGACTGGGGCGAAGCGTGGAAAGCATCTGGCGATCCCGCTCCTCTGGGACCTGTGGACCCGAAAGTGCCTCCGGCTACCACAGAAGGATGGGGCTCGTTCTTCCGAGGCTGGACTGGGGACGAGGAGCCCGCGAACCAAGAGTCTGATGAGGGATGGACAAGACTTAGGCCCGAGACTATCGAGT CCAACCCGGACCCTACGGTGCTGTTCATGCTCAGGCTGCTCTACTACCACACTCGTTCCTCTCGCCGCTGCTCAACACCACTTGTGTCAGACTCGAAACGCGGTCGACAGTCACTATCACAGCTACTTATAGCCCGTCCGAGCTCTGCGTCCACTACCGCTATTGCCAATTGGCCACCCACACCCCCCTCCTCCTTCATCTTCCTTCCGAACACCTTGACACCATGCGTCACACCTCAGCAAACGGCTAATCGTACACGCTGCTTACAGTCTGTCCGCGCTTGA
- a CDS encoding glyoxylate pathway regulator: MADLEKQPKTIDEAPVGTGSDAPAPAPVNPTPRSITRPLAEYDGTELERVRTSDTQRAFPVYPHRKLGNPSPLGLMSFASTLLMYSLYLLRTRHIQATNVVVGMAMAIGGLTQLLAGMWEFAEGNSLGATGFSCYGGFWLSYAVINWPGTGILESYTGNAANQLNDAMGVFFLVWFILSLLIFFGTFRSSIALASMLGFLTLTFLLLMIGEYQEKLSVMKAAGVFGAITSFISYYIATAALYSPETGYLHLPVGELPKRQN; this comes from the exons ATGGCCGATCTCGAAAAGCAACCCAAGACCATCGACGAGGCTCCCGTCGGAACTGGCAGTGACGCCcccgctcctgctcctgtcAACCCGACTCCTCGCAGCATCACCCGCCCATTGGCTGAATACGACGGAACCGAGCTCGAGCGTGTCCGCACCAGCGATACGCAGCGTGCCTTCCCCGTTTA cccTCACAGGAAGCTCGGTAACCCCAGCCCGCTTGGATTGATGTCGTTTGCCTCGACCTTGTTGATGTACAGCTTGTACTTGCTCCGTACTCGTCACATCCAGGCT ACTAACGTGGTTGTTGGTATGGCTATGGCGATTGGTGGATTGACTCAACTTTTGGCTGGAATGTGGGAGTTCGCCGAGGGCAACTCGTTGGGAGCTACTGGATTCAGCTGCTATGGAGGCTTCTGGCTCTCGTACGCTGTCATCAACTGGCCCGGCACTGG TATCCTCGAGTCTTACACTGGAAACGCCGCGAACCAACTCAACGATGCCATGGGTGTTTTC TTCTTGGTCTGGTTCATCCTGTCCCTTCTTATCTTCTTCGGTACCTTCCGCTCCTCGATCGCTCTCGCCTCGATGTTGGGCTTCCTCACCCTGACGTTCTTGTTGCTCATGATTGGCGAGTACCAAGAGAAGC TCTCCGTCATGAAGGCCGCCGGTGTATTTGGTGCCATCACCTCGTTCATCTCTTACTACATCGCCACCGCCGCCTTGTACAGCCCCGAGACCGGCTACTTGCACCTCCCTGTCGGCGAGCTCCCCAAGAGGCAGAACTAA
- a CDS encoding cytochrome P450 family protein, with amino-acid sequence MTLRAAQDSEARRLLDRLLAAHEEPMTSEHLNTEFYRTTSALFLQSVYGYELKSSEDQFLTDIIILNSVLNQASLPTGFLVNVFPWMEHIPDWFPGTGWKQTAYQWRAWKDRAIDNVYNWSKQRIINGLDDSSVVSHIYRDARQTGFNEADADDFCKNSTLAMLWFVVAMAMYPDIQEKAQQEIDQIVGTDRLPNVEDRPSLHYVERLLTEIVRWYPSAPFGVPHVCTEENEYRGYRIPKGAVMIGHIRATVREEHVYKDAEEFNPDRFLDPTVPPPQAFGICPGQHFFREMFYIEVVLILATMKVERCKDENGKDIVPTAETTENNVISRPVPFKVKIVPRSEHHAELIRTAV; translated from the exons ATGACGCTCAGAGCTGCACAAGATTCGGAAGCAAGGAGGTTGCTTGATCGCCTTCTCGCAGCCCATGAAGAGCCAATGACTTCAGAGCACCTCAACACAGAGTTTTATAG AACGACTTCTGCATTATTTCTTCAGTCTGTTTACGGATATGAACTCAAGTCCTCCGAAGATCAGTTCCTTACCGACATTATTATCCTGAACTCGGTCCTAAACCAAGCGTCTTTACCCACAG GTTTTCTAGTTAACGTGTTCCCTTGGATGGAGCATATTCCGGACTGGTTTCCAGGCACTGGATGGAAGCAAACAGCATATCAGTGGCGAGCGTGGAAGGATCGAGCAATAGACAATGTCTATAATTGGTCCAAACAACGCATT ATTAATGGCCTTGATGATAGCTCGGTTGTGTCGCATATTTATAGAGATGCTCGGCAGACGGGCTTCAATGAAGCCGATGCTGACGATTTCTGTAAGAAC TCAACTTTGGCTATGCTGTGGTTTGTAGTGGCGATGGCGATGTATCCGGATATTCAAGAAAAGGCTCAGCAAGAAATCGATCAAATTGTTGGGACAGATCGATTGCCAAACGTCGAAGATCGTCCCAGTTTACATTACGTTGAAAGATTGTTGACTGAAATAGTGAGGTGGTATCCCAGTGCGCCGTTTG GTGTGCCGCATGTTTGCACTGAAGAGAATGAATACAGGGGATACAGAATCCCCAAGGGTGCAGTTAT GATTGGTCATATCAG GGCGACCGTCAGAGAAGAACATGTTTATAAAGATGCCGAAGAGTTCAATCCAGATCGATTTTTGGATCCAACAGTGCCACCTCCGCAGGCTTTCGG GATCTGTCCCGGACAACACTTTTTCAGAGAAATGTTTTATATTGAGGTGGTTTTGATTCTCGCAACTATGAAGGTCGAGAGATGTAAAGACGAGAACGGTAAAGACATCGTACCCACCGCCGAGACGACGGAGAACAACGTGATTTC ACGCCCAGTACCCTTCAAAGTCAAAATTGTCCCCCGTTCTGAGCACCATGCAGAACTCATACGCACGGCAGTGTGA